In one Fodinicola acaciae genomic region, the following are encoded:
- a CDS encoding glycerophosphodiester phosphodiesterase — protein MAHRFPYLDHPYPLAFAHRGGALTGRENTAAAFERAVSLGYRYVETDAHVTADGVLVAFHDPTLDRVTDRRGAIANLPWSEVSKARIGDDPIPLLEDLLGAWPELRFNIDPKANAAVGPLVETIRRTNSIDRVCVGSFSDRRLAMARAALGPRLCTSTGPRAVAAIRFGSWLLPVNGRVAQPPAVPCLQIPTSYGRVPVGDARLVRRAHALGMQVHIWTIDDPDEVRRLLDIGVDGIMTDDLEMLRSVYQERGIWG, from the coding sequence GTGGCACACCGGTTTCCCTACCTGGACCACCCGTATCCGCTGGCCTTCGCGCACCGCGGCGGCGCGCTGACCGGCCGCGAGAACACCGCGGCCGCCTTCGAGCGGGCCGTGTCGCTCGGTTACCGGTACGTCGAGACCGACGCGCACGTCACCGCCGACGGCGTCCTGGTGGCCTTCCACGACCCGACGCTGGACCGGGTGACCGACCGGCGAGGCGCCATCGCCAACCTGCCGTGGTCGGAGGTCAGCAAGGCGCGGATCGGCGACGACCCGATCCCGCTGCTGGAGGACCTGCTCGGCGCCTGGCCGGAGCTGCGGTTCAACATCGACCCGAAGGCCAACGCCGCGGTCGGGCCACTGGTCGAGACGATCCGCCGGACCAACTCCATCGACCGCGTCTGCGTCGGCTCCTTCTCCGACCGCCGGCTGGCGATGGCCCGCGCCGCGCTCGGACCGCGGCTGTGTACGTCCACCGGCCCGCGCGCGGTCGCTGCCATCCGCTTCGGCTCCTGGCTGCTGCCTGTCAACGGCCGGGTCGCGCAGCCGCCGGCGGTCCCGTGCCTGCAGATCCCCACCTCGTACGGTCGCGTGCCGGTGGGCGACGCTCGGCTGGTTCGCCGCGCGCACGCACTCGGCATGCAGGTGCACATCTGGACCATCGACGACCCCGACGAGGTGCGCCGGCTGCTCGACATCGGTGTCGACGGCATCATGACCGACGACCTGGAGATGCTGCGGTCGGTCTACCAGGAGCGCGGCATCTGGGGCTAG
- a CDS encoding NAD(P)H-binding protein produces MTDRIVVTGATGKVGGQVVRQLVAAGREVRAVVRDSSKARLAGAEVVRGDLGEPDTIAAAAEESEAAFLLWPYLGTPADTVPDVVAALAKRTARIVVLSSMGVVDGVDRQKDPNSEFHAALEREVRRSGAEWTFVRPGGFAGNTLGWASTIRAEGVVRAAYAQLARPLIHEADIAAVAVAALTGDGHAGATYAVTGPALVTQAEQMAAIGAAIGRELRFEELAPAEAQRQLRAAGWPTEMADSAMRTWSRMLARPEPVTTTVQDVLGRPALTYQQWAVDHADDFR; encoded by the coding sequence ATGACAGACCGGATAGTGGTGACCGGCGCGACCGGAAAGGTCGGTGGCCAGGTTGTACGCCAGCTGGTCGCGGCCGGCCGGGAGGTCCGGGCGGTCGTACGCGACTCGTCGAAGGCGCGGTTGGCAGGTGCCGAGGTCGTACGAGGCGACCTCGGCGAGCCCGACACGATCGCGGCGGCAGCTGAGGAGTCCGAGGCGGCGTTCCTGCTATGGCCGTATCTCGGCACGCCGGCCGACACCGTGCCGGACGTCGTCGCTGCGCTGGCGAAGAGAACGGCGCGGATCGTCGTGCTGTCGTCGATGGGGGTCGTGGACGGCGTGGACCGGCAAAAGGATCCCAACTCCGAGTTCCACGCCGCACTTGAGCGCGAGGTGCGACGGTCCGGCGCCGAGTGGACCTTCGTACGGCCCGGCGGCTTCGCCGGCAATACACTCGGCTGGGCCTCGACCATCCGCGCGGAAGGCGTCGTACGTGCGGCGTACGCGCAGTTGGCGCGGCCGCTGATCCACGAAGCGGACATCGCCGCGGTCGCGGTGGCGGCGCTGACCGGCGACGGCCACGCGGGTGCCACGTACGCGGTGACCGGACCGGCGCTGGTTACGCAGGCCGAGCAGATGGCGGCGATCGGCGCGGCCATCGGTCGTGAGCTGCGGTTCGAGGAGCTGGCGCCAGCCGAGGCGCAGCGTCAGTTACGGGCGGCCGGCTGGCCGACGGAGATGGCCGACAGTGCGATGCGGACCTGGTCGCGGATGCTGGCGCGGCCGGAACCGGTGACCACGACGGTCCAGGACGTGCTCGGCCGGCCGGCGCTGACGTACCAGCAGTGGGCCGTCGACCACGCGGACGACTTCCGCTGA